The genome window CCATCCTCCCAATAAAGATTTTTGAAAAACTCTCATCTTTAATTTCTATTTTGCGATGAGTTGAGACAATTTTCTAGTCTTTCTTAAATCCAATATCTGTTCCGGTTCCAGCATGAACCCTTGCCAGTTGCTCATATCGACGAGCGTGTTCAATTAACTCTGCTGCCTCATCCTCTGAAAGCTGGCGTAATACCTTCGCTGGCACCCCAACTACAAGCGATCGCTCTGGCACATCTTTGGTCACTACCGACCCTGCGCCCACTATGCAACCTGCGCCCACTTTGACCCCATCTAATACTATCGCCCCAATCCCCACTAGGCTGCCCCGTCCAATTTGGGCGCTGTGGATTACGGCTCGATGCCCGATCGTCACATAATCTTCTAAAACTGTGGGCTGACCGGGATCGCCATGCAAAATTGCCCCATCTTGAACATTTGTGCATTGCCCAACGACAATTTTTTCTACATCGCCCCGAACCACTGCCCCATACCAAATACTTGCGCCTGCCATAATCTCTACGTGTCCTATGACGATCGCGTTAGGAGCAACGAAGGCAGCTTTGGACAAATCGGGAGGCGACCAGTAGGTCGGTAAACTTGATAACTTTGCAGAAGGATTCATGGGCTAATTCACAACGGTAAGACCAGGTAAAGAGATAAAACTTTAACCACACAAAAACTACAAATGTCCTGAAGATCCCGGTGGAGAGCAAATCCCTCCAGCTATAATAAGTCCACAGGGCGATCGAAACATTGGTCACGCATGGCGATAAGAGTTTCATGATGAATCCAGCTTTTCAATATCCTATTTTTGGGCCCGAAATTCAGTGTCCTCACTGTCGCCAAACCATTCAGGCGCTGACTTTGACTGATACCTATCTATGCCAACGCCATGGTGCATTTGAGTCAGATCCTAAAACCGCCGAACTGGTTCATCTTCAGTCGGGGCGGCACTGGCGGCTATGGAACAACGAGTGGCATCGCCAACATACCCATGCAGATGGCATTCGCTTTGAAATTCATGAAGCCCTCGATCGCCTCTATACCCAGGGCTATCGTGCCACCCGCGTCATTATCGCCCAGCGCTACAAAGATTTAATCAGCACCTATTTAGAGCGCAGTGCCCCCTGGCGAGGTCAGCCTGAAGCTAGCCGTCCGCGTCTCTATGGATTGCCCGTAGATTTCAGCCCTGATCCTATTGATGAGCCTTGCTGGGATGTTATTAATTTTGATTTGGAAAAAGAACCCGGCGCACCTGTTCGTTACCCTTACTTTCGGTTATTTGAGTAAAGCTTAAAAATGCATCACGCCTCTATTCGCACTGCTGATATTCATCGGGCGATCGCTTTCTACGAGCAACTCGGATTTCAAATCCAAGAACGATTTACCGCAGGCATTACTCTTGCCTGCTGGATGGAAGGTATGGGTGGACGCATTGAGCTAGTTCAGGTGCCCCAGCCTCGCCCAGCCGTCGATGCCTTTGCAGACGAACACTACACAGGGTACTATCATCTTTCCTTTGACCTGACCCCTGTCATAACCGACCTCTCGGAGTGGTTAGCAGAATTACAGCAAAGATTTGAGGTTGCTGCTGTTGCAGGTCAAGTACAGCCCTTAAAAGTACTACTGCCCCCGACCCAACAGCAGATAGGAACCCATATTTACGAAGTGACCTTTGTTGCCGATGCCGATGAACTACCGCTGGAGTTTATCAGAATGATGATTAATCCTAATGAAAGCCGTTAACATAATGTGTAGAAGCTTTGCAGTTCTTGTAATGCATAAGCTAAATTTGGAATTACATTGCTTTATATCCTTAACTCGTCAAAAATTGTCTTATGGAACCTGGTAGTACATCCGCTGATATCGCTGCTAAGCAAAATTCCCAAAAGCTAGCAAACGTTATCGGCACGCTGATTGCGCTATTAACCTTGGCTGTGCCCTTGCTGGCGATCGTTCACTATTCGTCAGGCAGCAGAGGAAATTGGCAAGCACCCGCTCAGCTTTCTCCCATTTCTCAAGAATAGGCAAGCTTCGGCTTAAGGCTACGAAAAGTTTCTGCTTCCTTACTGAAGCCGCCATTTTTATTGCTCCCTTCTTCCCGTAGAATGATCCGGGGAGCAGTCTTTGCTGTGACCTAGTTGTTGATTTGGAGAAACGCTGTGGATTTATCGCTTATTCCCCCTCAGCCCAAGCCCGGAATTTTGAATGTGATCATTGAAATTCCGGCGGGGAGCAAAAATAAATATGAATTTGATAAAGAGTTAAATGCCTTCACGCTCGATCGGGTGCTCTCCTCATCTGTACAGTATCCCCTCGACTATGGATTCATTCCTAATACGTTAGGGGATGATGGCGATCCGCTAGACGGCATGGTGATGATGGATGAGCCAACTTTCCCCGGTTGCATTATTGCAGCTCGACCCATTGGCATGTTGGAAATGGTAGATGGGGGCGATCGCGATGAAAAAATTCTGTGTGTGCCCGACAAAGATCCCCGTTACGCCCAC of Timaviella obliquedivisa GSE-PSE-MK23-08B contains these proteins:
- a CDS encoding gamma carbonic anhydrase family protein — protein: MNPSAKLSSLPTYWSPPDLSKAAFVAPNAIVIGHVEIMAGASIWYGAVVRGDVEKIVVGQCTNVQDGAILHGDPGQPTVLEDYVTIGHRAVIHSAQIGRGSLVGIGAIVLDGVKVGAGCIVGAGSVVTKDVPERSLVVGVPAKVLRQLSEDEAAELIEHARRYEQLARVHAGTGTDIGFKKD
- a CDS encoding inorganic diphosphatase, which codes for MDLSLIPPQPKPGILNVIIEIPAGSKNKYEFDKELNAFTLDRVLSSSVQYPLDYGFIPNTLGDDGDPLDGMVMMDEPTFPGCIIAARPIGMLEMVDGGDRDEKILCVPDKDPRYAHVKSLKDVAPHRLEEVAEFFRSYKNLEKKVTEILGWKDVDQVAALVDLCIKAASK
- a CDS encoding TIGR02652 family protein — its product is MMNPAFQYPIFGPEIQCPHCRQTIQALTLTDTYLCQRHGAFESDPKTAELVHLQSGRHWRLWNNEWHRQHTHADGIRFEIHEALDRLYTQGYRATRVIIAQRYKDLISTYLERSAPWRGQPEASRPRLYGLPVDFSPDPIDEPCWDVINFDLEKEPGAPVRYPYFRLFE
- a CDS encoding VOC family protein — its product is MHHASIRTADIHRAIAFYEQLGFQIQERFTAGITLACWMEGMGGRIELVQVPQPRPAVDAFADEHYTGYYHLSFDLTPVITDLSEWLAELQQRFEVAAVAGQVQPLKVLLPPTQQQIGTHIYEVTFVADADELPLEFIRMMINPNESR